The Balneolaceae bacterium genomic sequence CGCATATGGAGCGTATAGCCGGAGTGCTGCTGATTCTGGCAGGTATCTACGTGATCCACTACCAGACGGCCCTGCTGTGAAAGGGTTTCCCGCCTGACAGGAGAGAAAGGGGGGGATGGAAGGCGGCGGTGAGGTAAGAGAATGCGCGGTCGCCTCATCCATAAAGCTACCGAAACCACAATTTCAATCAACGTACGCTCAATCTTATGGAAAAATTAAATTCACTATCCGGCATTGCGCATTGGCTGCCCCGATTTTCCCTGGCTGCCATTTTCCTCTATCACGCCTTTCCGAAAATAGCCATGACGGGCGCCGTATCCTCCATGATGGGCATGCCCTTTGTTATGGTGCTCATGCTGGGCATTATGGAAGCGGCGGGCGGTCTGCTCATTCTCTGGGGCGGATTCGGTCCTGAGTGGGCCACACGCCTGGCCGGGCTGATCTTTACCGTGATCATGATCGGGGCCATCTTCATGGTTCATGCCCAATTCGGATGGAACTCCATCAACATGGGTGACAACGGGGGCCGAGGCATGGAATTCCAGGTCCTCATCATTGCTGTCTCCCTGCTCTATGCGTTCAAGGGCAATAGCCTCAAGGAAAAAGTACCGGTTCCCGAAGGAGCGTAACATCCACAGGGCCATCAACGTGACGCGGCCTATTCGGGCCGCACATCACCATCCCGAAGCAAGCGTCACCCGGTACGGGTGCGCGCCTGCTTCGGGATTCCTTTTTCAATGGGGTTGGAGGGATCGCTGCACCACTCGTACCACCCCCCGTCGTAGACCGACACCCGCGGCCATCCCATCAGCCAGGCGTTCAGGAAAGCCTCGCTGCCCCGCCATCCCGTGCCGCAATAGAAGGCGATGTGCTTGTCCGGCGTGATGCCGCCCTCCTCCCAGGTGCGGGCCACTTCGGGGTATTCCCGCATGGTGTGATCGAAGTTGCGGTAGTTTTCCATGTGATAGGCGTCGCTGCCGCAGTTGCCGAAGAGGGCTCCCGGTATGCGACCCTTTTTCTCAATATAGTGGTAGCCGCTGCGCTCACCGATGAATTCCTCCCAGCTGCGGATGCTGACCAGTTCACCATCCCCGGAGTTCAGAAGCTTATGTGCCTCCGGCAGGTCCACCATGTACTCCGGGTGGCCGGGGATCTTGAGACCGAAATCGCCCGCTGGAGAGGGAGACGCCGGTTCTTCGGTGATTTCGTAGCCGGCGTGCTCCCAGGAGGTGATGCCCCCGTTAAGGATACGCACATCTTCCACCCCCGCCCAGAGCATGATGGCAGCGCAGCGAAGCGCGCCCAGGTGACCCGCGCTCTTGCCGGGAAAGGGATTCTGGTCGTAGACGGGGGATGAAAAACGGCCATAAAGTACGACGGTGGTGTCGTGACGGATGCCGAGGTCTTCCAGGGTCTCCTTCACCTCGGCGGGTGTGCGGCGATTCCAGGTATCGGGAGACTCCAGGCTGTTGGTGTTCACGGGCACGGCCCCCGGGATGTGTCCCCTGCGGTAGTCTTCGATATAATCGTAGTGGCTGTGGCAGATCACGAAACGGTCGTTATCGTAGTGTTGGGGGCGGCCGCCCTCGGCCAGCTCCTTCACCCAGCCGGGCCAGACCAGGTGGCGGAAGCGGGGAAGCCGCTCGAGGGGGCGGTCTGAATTGGCGGCCCACTCGTTGGTGAAAGCGCCGTAGACGCGCACCTCGCTGTAGCCGAGACGCTTCAGCTTGTCCGCCATTCCGGCGCCCTCCTCCTCGCCGTAGCCGTAGACCACCACAGGCCGGTCCGGAGTAATGT encodes the following:
- a CDS encoding DoxX family protein, whose product is MEKLNSLSGIAHWLPRFSLAAIFLYHAFPKIAMTGAVSSMMGMPFVMVLMLGIMEAAGGLLILWGGFGPEWATRLAGLIFTVIMIGAIFMVHAQFGWNSINMGDNGGRGMEFQVLIIAVSLLYAFKGNSLKEKVPVPEGA
- a CDS encoding rhodanese-like domain-containing protein, producing MSNTITTQELARCLGRSDLTLLDVRPLSAYNGWCLENEPRGGHIPGARSLPLDWTRYMDWVEVLEEKDITPDRPVVVYGYGEEEGAGMADKLKRLGYSEVRVYGAFTNEWAANSDRPLERLPRFRHLVWPGWVKELAEGGRPQHYDNDRFVICHSHYDYIEDYRRGHIPGAVPVNTNSLESPDTWNRRTPAEVKETLEDLGIRHDTTVVLYGRFSSPVYDQNPFPGKSAGHLGALRCAAIMLWAGVEDVRILNGGITSWEHAGYEITEEPASPSPAGDFGLKIPGHPEYMVDLPEAHKLLNSGDGELVSIRSWEEFIGERSGYHYIEKKGRIPGALFGNCGSDAYHMENYRNFDHTMREYPEVARTWEEGGITPDKHIAFYCGTGWRGSEAFLNAWLMGWPRVSVYDGGWYEWCSDPSNPIEKGIPKQARTRTG